In one Bacteroidota bacterium genomic region, the following are encoded:
- a CDS encoding YbaB/EbfC family nucleoid-associated protein: MFGDMMGKLQEMKQKVEETKQRLDTITVIGESGNGRVKVTANGNKKVVNITLLDQVLKGDKEELEDLLLIAVNRALEQSEKVYEAEMQGATKGFLPNIPGM; this comes from the coding sequence ATGTTTGGAGATATGATGGGAAAGCTTCAGGAAATGAAGCAAAAAGTAGAAGAAACAAAACAAAGACTGGATACAATAACAGTAATTGGTGAATCAGGGAATGGCCGTGTTAAGGTTACGGCAAATGGTAACAAAAAAGTCGTGAATATTACGTTACTAGACCAGGTTCTCAAAGGAGATAAGGAAGAACTTGAGGATCTTTTGTTAATTGCCGTAAACAGAGCACTTGAGCAATCCGAAAAAGTTTATGAAGCCGAAATGCAAGGAGCTACAAAGGGATTTTTACCAAACATTCCGGGAATGTAA
- a CDS encoding RMD1 family protein yields the protein MINIVAYQLAESINIKKFKEDYDGEFISGSSFELFYRYKQGYLYILNYGVVVFANIEELDKINFIRLIKEYATNILEKKYKEDFIIQTSEVNTPVFSYNSISVPVINDALINITMLQVAQSTALDYFLEIAQNLLDETLILTKRLELFGRLRIGEKNLLKFIGKTLNTKSKIIDDLYIIDSPAVVWEDEILGKVHTGLSKTFDISIRFRELEYMLKSVETNHSIFIELVHAKESHRLEWIIIILILIEVIHMVYTIVF from the coding sequence ATGATTAATATAGTTGCCTATCAATTAGCTGAAAGTATCAATATAAAAAAGTTTAAAGAAGATTATGATGGGGAATTTATCAGCGGAAGTTCATTTGAATTATTTTACCGCTACAAGCAAGGCTACTTATATATTTTAAATTATGGTGTTGTTGTATTTGCAAATATTGAGGAATTAGATAAGATAAATTTCATCCGGCTTATTAAGGAATATGCAACCAATATTCTTGAAAAAAAATATAAGGAAGATTTTATTATTCAAACCAGCGAAGTAAATACTCCTGTTTTTTCATATAATTCTATTTCCGTACCTGTTATTAATGATGCTTTGATTAATATTACAATGCTTCAGGTTGCCCAATCCACAGCTCTTGATTATTTTCTTGAAATTGCCCAGAATTTACTTGATGAAACTTTAATACTCACAAAAAGATTAGAGCTTTTTGGCAGATTGAGAATCGGAGAAAAAAACCTGTTGAAATTTATCGGCAAAACATTAAACACAAAAAGCAAGATTATTGATGACTTGTATATAATTGATTCTCCCGCAGTTGTTTGGGAAGATGAAATTTTAGGAAAAGTACATACAGGATTATCAAAAACCTTCGATATATCTATACGTTTTAGGGAGCTTGAATATATGCTAAAAAGTGTGGAAACCAACCATTCAATTTTTATTGAACTTGTGCATGCAAAAGAAAGCCATAGATTAGAATGGATCATTATTATTCTCATTTTAATTGAGGTGATTCATATGGTTTATACTATTGTCTTTTAA
- a CDS encoding oxidoreductase, which yields MKNLFFLLFILFSRILFSQELLLINTELKTSFRGLSIVDENIAWISGNNGYIGTTINAGSKWHFFQIPGYETLDFRSIYAFDENKAIVANAGSPAFIFITSNGGLTWHNVYTDQRKEIFINGITFFNEKEGIIFGDPVESRMYLLRTLNGGNDWTESPFKERPALLEGEAAFAASGTTIRSYNQNRIIIASGGIVSRLFVSKDKGKSWKVFATPILQGKSSTGIFSFDFADNKTGIIVGGDYALDTLKTNHIFLSKDAGRNWQKPITETGGYRSSVEFIDGITLIATGTSGTDISHDGGNNWRKLSQEGFHVLRKSRTGKLVILAGSEGRIAIFKNE from the coding sequence ATGAAAAATCTTTTTTTTCTGCTTTTTATTTTGTTTTCACGCATTTTATTTTCGCAGGAATTGCTGTTGATAAATACAGAATTAAAAACTTCATTTCGTGGATTATCAATAGTAGATGAAAATATTGCCTGGATAAGCGGCAACAATGGATATATCGGGACTACAATAAATGCAGGGAGCAAATGGCACTTTTTTCAAATTCCAGGTTATGAAACTCTTGATTTTCGCAGTATTTATGCCTTTGATGAGAACAAGGCCATAGTTGCCAATGCCGGTTCCCCAGCTTTTATTTTTATCACCTCAAATGGTGGATTAACATGGCATAATGTGTACACTGATCAAAGAAAAGAAATTTTCATTAATGGCATTACATTTTTTAATGAAAAGGAAGGTATCATTTTCGGGGATCCCGTTGAAAGCAGAATGTATCTTTTAAGGACACTAAACGGAGGTAATGATTGGACAGAGTCCCCTTTTAAAGAAAGGCCTGCTTTATTAGAGGGAGAGGCTGCTTTTGCAGCAAGCGGAACAACTATCAGAAGCTATAACCAGAACAGAATTATTATTGCAAGTGGTGGAATTGTTTCAAGGCTTTTTGTTTCTAAGGATAAAGGCAAATCCTGGAAAGTTTTTGCAACTCCTATTTTACAAGGGAAAAGTTCAACAGGAATTTTTTCTTTTGATTTTGCAGATAATAAAACAGGAATTATTGTTGGAGGGGATTATGCCCTAGACACGCTTAAAACAAACCACATTTTTTTGTCAAAAGATGCAGGACGAAACTGGCAAAAACCTATTACTGAAACCGGTGGTTACCGATCGAGTGTTGAATTTATCGATGGCATCACTTTAATTGCCACTGGAACTTCAGGCACAGATATTAGCCACGATGGTGGAAACAACTGGAGAAAACTAAGCCAAGAGGGTTTTCATGTGCTTAGGAAATCAAGAACAGGAAAACTTGTAATTCTTGCCGGATCAGAAGGAAGGATTGCAATTTTTAAAAATGAATAG
- a CDS encoding acyl-CoA mutase large subunit family protein, translating into MNNENLFSDFPAATAAQWKELIKQELRGKEYESIVWKTFDGLKFNPFYTKEDIETLEQKNTIPGHCPYLRGNKVDGNYWEIRQNITVSDAKEANKKALEILNKGVTSLGFITPTNEVSNLLKDVLIEHVSVNFSTKHPLFLLENLITEIKQRNLSSTAIKGSVDYDFLGEMLLTGKCAGTKEGFDIAAEIVQILSKEKLSFFRGINVSGNNYHNAGASIVQELAFSLSHANEYLVELCKKNLSTDAISDCMQFTFSTGSSYLMEIAKLRAARMLWAKIIEQYKPHSDSSFATFIHCQTSAWSLSIADSHNNLLRATTQTMSSAIGGADSIEVLPFDCAYRPADEFSERIARNIQIVCAEEAHLNKVVDPSGGSYYIERLTDSIAAATWELFKQTELKGGFLEAIKTGFIQDEIQKTAHAKNDSIAKGEMVMVGVNKYINKTEQISQKEAFVKSEYPLGQTDIRPLKIYRAAMHADSELVKQKTEL; encoded by the coding sequence ATGAATAATGAAAATTTATTTAGTGATTTTCCTGCTGCCACAGCCGCACAATGGAAAGAACTAATCAAACAAGAACTCAGAGGAAAAGAATATGAATCAATTGTATGGAAAACCTTTGATGGATTAAAATTCAATCCCTTTTACACAAAAGAGGACATTGAAACGCTAGAACAAAAAAATACAATACCTGGCCATTGTCCTTATTTGAGAGGAAACAAAGTAGACGGAAACTACTGGGAAATAAGGCAGAACATTACAGTTTCAGATGCAAAAGAAGCAAATAAAAAAGCCCTTGAAATATTAAATAAAGGTGTTACTTCATTGGGTTTTATAACCCCTACAAACGAAGTTTCCAACTTATTGAAAGATGTTTTAATCGAACATGTTTCTGTAAATTTTTCAACTAAACACCCTCTCTTTTTGTTGGAAAACCTGATTACAGAAATAAAGCAGAGGAACTTAAGTTCAACAGCAATTAAAGGTTCAGTAGATTATGATTTTTTGGGTGAAATGCTTTTAACAGGCAAATGTGCTGGAACTAAAGAAGGCTTTGATATTGCAGCTGAAATTGTTCAGATTTTAAGCAAAGAGAAGCTTTCGTTTTTCAGAGGAATAAATGTCAGCGGAAATAATTACCATAATGCTGGGGCTTCAATTGTTCAGGAACTTGCATTTTCTTTATCTCATGCCAATGAATATTTGGTGGAACTATGCAAAAAGAATTTATCCACTGATGCTATCTCCGATTGCATGCAATTCACTTTTTCCACAGGCTCCAGCTATCTTATGGAAATTGCAAAGTTAAGGGCAGCAAGAATGTTATGGGCAAAAATAATTGAACAATACAAACCCCATTCTGACTCTAGCTTTGCAACTTTTATTCATTGCCAAACCTCGGCCTGGAGTTTATCCATTGCAGATTCTCACAACAATTTACTTAGGGCAACTACCCAAACCATGTCAAGCGCAATTGGTGGTGCTGATTCTATTGAAGTTTTGCCATTTGATTGTGCTTATCGGCCTGCAGATGAATTTTCAGAACGAATAGCAAGGAATATTCAAATTGTTTGCGCAGAGGAAGCTCATTTAAATAAAGTTGTTGATCCTTCAGGTGGTTCATATTATATTGAAAGATTAACTGATTCAATTGCAGCAGCAACCTGGGAATTATTTAAACAAACAGAATTAAAAGGAGGTTTTCTTGAGGCAATTAAAACAGGATTTATCCAGGATGAAATCCAAAAAACCGCACATGCTAAAAATGATTCAATTGCAAAAGGAGAAATGGTAATGGTTGGGGTGAATAAATATATAAATAAAACAGAACAAATTTCTCAAAAAGAAGCATTTGTAAAGTCTGAATACCCATTAGGGCAAACGGATATAAGACCATTAAAAATATACCGTGCTGCAATGCATGCTGATTCAGAATTAGTGAAACAAAAAACTGAACTGTAA
- the scpA gene encoding methylmalonyl-CoA mutase — MKDTLRPDFSSIDYKTSPKTGNEAPLAGSWKTAEGIQVKPFYTYKDLLKMEHLEFAAGIPPYLRGPYASMFVVRPWTIRQYAGFSTAEESNAFYRRNLASGQKGLSVAFDLATHRGYDSDHERVVGDVGMAGVAIDSVLDMKLLFDAIPLDQMSVSMTMNGAVLPIMAFFIVAAEEQGVSQEKLSGTIQNDILKEFMVRNTYIYPPGPSMRIVADIFDYTSRNMPKFNSISISGYHMQEAGATADLELAYTLADGLEYLRTGIKAGLDIDDFAPRLSFFWAIGMNHFMEIAKMRAARMLWAKIVKQFNPKNEKSMALRTHCQTSGWSLTEQDPYNNVARTCIEALAAAFGGTQSLHTNALDEAIALPSEFSARIARNTQLFLEEETDITKAIDPWGGSFYVESLTNELVDKAWELIQEVEQLGGMAKAIETGLPKMRIEEAAARKQARIDSGKEIIVGVNKYKLEKQAPIETLSVDNTKVRKSQIQRLNKLKTERNKEEVDKALLALTQAAESGEGNLLALAIDAARKRASLGEISFALEKVYGRYKATIKSIAGVYSSEAMENKELKIAMEMADRFAELEGRRPRIMVAKMGQDGHDRGAKVIATSFADIGFDVDIGPLFQTPAEAAKQAVENDVHILGISSLAAGHKTLVPQVIEELKKYGREDMMVVVGGVIPSSDYDALFEAGAAAIFGPGTNIAVAAQQILKLLIEKLEQ; from the coding sequence ATGAAAGATACTCTGCGTCCTGATTTTTCAAGCATTGATTATAAAACCAGTCCCAAAACCGGTAATGAAGCGCCCTTGGCCGGATCATGGAAAACAGCTGAAGGAATTCAAGTAAAGCCATTTTATACCTATAAGGATTTGTTAAAAATGGAACACCTTGAATTTGCTGCAGGAATTCCGCCTTATTTAAGGGGCCCTTATGCAAGCATGTTTGTGGTTCGTCCATGGACAATAAGGCAATATGCAGGATTTTCAACTGCTGAAGAATCAAATGCTTTTTACCGCAGGAACCTAGCTTCGGGACAAAAAGGACTTTCAGTTGCATTTGATCTTGCTACTCACCGTGGTTACGATTCAGATCATGAAAGGGTGGTTGGGGATGTTGGAATGGCTGGTGTGGCTATCGATTCAGTTCTTGATATGAAGCTGCTTTTTGATGCTATTCCACTTGACCAAATGTCTGTTTCTATGACCATGAATGGTGCTGTGCTCCCTATTATGGCTTTTTTCATTGTTGCTGCTGAAGAACAGGGCGTTTCTCAGGAAAAATTAAGCGGAACCATCCAGAATGATATTCTTAAAGAATTCATGGTGCGCAACACTTACATATATCCTCCCGGGCCTTCTATGCGAATTGTTGCGGATATATTTGATTATACTTCCAGAAATATGCCCAAATTCAATTCCATAAGTATTTCGGGTTACCATATGCAGGAAGCAGGAGCCACAGCAGATTTAGAGCTTGCTTATACCTTGGCAGACGGACTGGAATATTTACGAACCGGAATAAAGGCAGGTCTGGATATAGATGATTTTGCTCCGAGATTGTCCTTTTTCTGGGCCATAGGAATGAACCATTTTATGGAAATTGCTAAAATGCGTGCAGCACGAATGCTTTGGGCTAAAATTGTAAAACAGTTTAACCCGAAAAATGAAAAATCAATGGCCTTAAGAACACATTGCCAGACTTCAGGTTGGAGCTTAACAGAACAGGATCCTTATAATAATGTTGCCAGAACTTGTATTGAGGCCTTGGCCGCTGCCTTTGGAGGCACTCAATCCTTACATACCAATGCACTTGATGAAGCAATTGCCTTACCAAGTGAATTCTCTGCACGCATAGCCAGAAACACGCAACTCTTTTTAGAAGAAGAAACTGATATAACTAAAGCTATTGATCCATGGGGTGGTTCTTTTTATGTTGAAAGCTTAACCAATGAACTTGTTGATAAAGCCTGGGAATTAATTCAGGAAGTGGAGCAATTAGGTGGTATGGCTAAAGCCATAGAAACAGGACTTCCTAAAATGCGCATTGAAGAGGCAGCGGCACGTAAACAAGCAAGGATTGACTCAGGCAAAGAAATAATTGTGGGAGTAAACAAATACAAACTCGAAAAACAAGCTCCTATTGAAACCCTTTCTGTAGATAATACCAAAGTAAGAAAATCACAAATTCAAAGGTTAAATAAATTAAAAACAGAAAGAAATAAAGAAGAAGTTGATAAAGCACTACTTGCATTAACACAGGCGGCAGAATCAGGAGAAGGTAATCTTCTTGCACTTGCAATTGATGCAGCAAGGAAAAGGGCAAGTTTAGGTGAAATCTCTTTTGCTCTTGAAAAAGTTTACGGAAGATATAAAGCAACAATTAAATCAATAGCAGGAGTGTATTCATCAGAAGCTATGGAAAATAAAGAACTTAAAATTGCTATGGAAATGGCCGATCGTTTTGCTGAATTGGAAGGTAGACGACCAAGAATAATGGTTGCCAAAATGGGCCAGGACGGGCATGACAGAGGAGCAAAAGTAATTGCCACCTCCTTTGCTGATATTGGTTTTGATGTTGACATTGGGCCTTTATTTCAAACTCCAGCAGAAGCAGCAAAACAAGCGGTAGAAAACGATGTTCATATTCTAGGGATTTCATCCCTTGCAGCTGGCCATAAAACTTTAGTTCCACAGGTTATTGAAGAGCTTAAAAAATACGGACGTGAGGATATGATGGTGGTGGTGGGAGGAGTAATACCCTCATCTGATTATGATGCATTATTTGAAGCTGGAGCAGCAGCCATTTTTGGCCCGGGAACAAACATTGCTGTTGCCGCTCAACAGATATTAAAACTTCTTATTGAAAAACTTGAACAATAA
- a CDS encoding magnesium citrate secondary transporter, protein MILKNKLFVLSTVLFVVNQIMEKQFGIFIPLIHAYLDDLLCMPVVLSITLHILRLVLKNEKYVFSKIQVFFAVIYFSVMFEGILPLFSVNHTSDIMDIAAYGTGAIIFFKHMNIKQLKLGIQ, encoded by the coding sequence ATGATATTAAAAAACAAACTATTTGTTTTGTCAACTGTTTTGTTTGTTGTAAATCAAATCATGGAAAAACAATTTGGAATTTTCATTCCCTTAATACATGCTTATCTAGACGATTTACTTTGCATGCCAGTTGTACTTTCCATAACTTTACATATTCTTCGCCTTGTATTAAAAAATGAAAAGTATGTATTTTCAAAAATTCAAGTGTTTTTTGCAGTAATCTATTTCTCAGTAATGTTTGAAGGAATACTTCCGTTGTTTTCTGTAAACCATACTTCAGATATAATGGATATTGCGGCTTATGGAACTGGAGCTATTATTTTTTTTAAACACATGAACATTAAACAGTTAAAACTAGGAATCCAATGA